A region from the Desulfitobacterium dehalogenans ATCC 51507 genome encodes:
- a CDS encoding phosphate propanoyltransferase: MGKYDALVELLLEVVKEGGDIKQEDYSIPVGISNRHIHLSRNDVNALFGEGYPLTKIKDLSQPGQYACKETLTICGPKGAIENVRILGPERQESQVEILKTDCFKLGLKAPVKLSGELQGTPGITLVGPKGSILLGQGVIIAQRHIHMSLENAQRFGVRDGELVTIQISGLRGGTYANVAVRANTTSQLECHIDTDEANAMELAPTSKITIVK, encoded by the coding sequence GTGGGAAAGTATGACGCTTTAGTGGAACTTCTGCTGGAAGTGGTCAAAGAAGGGGGGGATATAAAACAGGAGGACTATTCCATACCTGTGGGAATATCTAACCGGCATATTCATCTATCCAGAAACGATGTGAACGCCCTGTTTGGCGAGGGATACCCATTGACAAAGATCAAGGATTTGTCCCAACCCGGGCAATATGCCTGCAAGGAAACTCTGACCATTTGCGGGCCCAAAGGGGCGATTGAAAATGTTCGTATTCTTGGACCGGAGCGCCAGGAGTCCCAGGTGGAGATACTCAAAACAGACTGTTTCAAGCTTGGTCTTAAGGCACCTGTAAAACTGTCCGGGGAGCTGCAGGGAACACCGGGAATCACTCTCGTAGGTCCTAAAGGAAGTATTCTTCTTGGCCAAGGTGTGATCATTGCCCAGCGGCATATTCATATGTCTCTGGAGAATGCCCAACGCTTCGGCGTAAGGGATGGAGAACTGGTAACGATTCAAATAAGCGGGCTGCGTGGGGGAACTTACGCCAATGTAGCCGTAAGAGCCAACACTACCTCGCAGCTTGAATGTCATATCGACACAGATGAAGCCAATGCGATGGAGCTTGCCCCCACTTCAAAAATAACAATAGTAAAATGA